From Vigna unguiculata cultivar IT97K-499-35 chromosome 5, ASM411807v1, whole genome shotgun sequence, the proteins below share one genomic window:
- the LOC114184170 gene encoding protein SRG1-like isoform X1 — protein MEDTRKNPSGTSILVPSVQELAKQNLSAVPRRYIQPHHEDMLLVSQEAHGLQIPVIDMHNLLSAESKASELEKLHLACKDWGFFQLVNHGVSISLVEKVKLEIQEFFNLPMSEKKKFWQSSEHMEGFGQAFVVSEDQELDWADLYYMTTLPKHLRMPHLFPKLPLPFRDTLEIYSQEMKDLALNIIGHMGKALKIEEKEIKELFEDGIQLMRMNYYPPCPEPDKVIGLTPHSDGIGLTILLQVNEVEGLQIRKDGLWVPVKPLPHAFIVNVGDILEVRIKKKIITNGNYKSIEHRATVNAEKERLSIATFYAPHEDGVVGPASSLISEETPPRFRSIGVKDYFKGLFSRKLDGKSYVEVMRI, from the exons ATGGAAGATACTAGGAAGAACCCTTCTGGAACTTCAATTCTGGTACCATCAGTTCAAGAGTTAGCTAAACAGAATTTGTCTGCTGTTCCACGCAGATACATTCAACCTCATCATGAAGACATGCTCCTCGTATCTCAAGAAGCTCATGGTCTTCAGATCCCAGTTATTGACATGCACAACTTGCTTTCTGCTGAATCTAAAGCTTCAGAACTTGAAAAGCTTCATCTTGCTTGCAAAGATTGGGGATTCTTCCAG cTGGTAAATCATGGGGTTAGTATTTCTTTGGTGGAGAAAGTAAAGCTGGAAATTCAAGAATTTTTCAACCTTCCAATGTCAGAGAAGAAAAAGTTTTGGCAGAGTTCAGAGCATATGGAAGGTTTTGGACAAGCATTTGTTGTGAGTGAAGACCAAGAACTTGATTGGGCTGACCTTTATTACATGACAACCCTTCCAAAACACTTAAGAATGCCCCATTTATTTCCAAAGCTCCCTCTCCCTTTCAG AGACACTCTAGAAATTTACTCACAGGAAATGAAAGATCTGGCCTTAAATATTATTGGTCATATGGGAAAAGCtttgaaaattgaagaaaaggaaataaaggaATTGTTTGAAGATGGAATACaattgatgaggatgaattactACCCTCCATGCCCTGAACCAGATAAGGTTATTGGACTTACCCCTCATTCAGATGGAATTGGACTTACTATTCTCTTACAAGTGAATGAAGTAGAAGGGTTGCAGATAAGAAAAGATGGCTTGTGGGTTCCAGTGAAACCCCTGCCTCATGCATTCATTGTAAATGTTGGGGACATATTAGAg GTCAGgattaaaaaaaag ATTATAACGAACGGAAACTACAAAAGCATCGAGCATCGGGCAACAGTAAATGCAGAAAAAGAAAGACTCTCAATTGCAACATTCTATGCTCCACATGAAGATGGTGTTGTGGGTCCTGCATCAAGCTTGATCAGTGAAGAAACACCACCGCGATTCAGAAGCATTGGAGTGAAGGACTACTTCAAGGGTCTATTTTCCCGAAAACTTGATGGAAAGTCCTACGTGGAAGTCATGAGAATATAG
- the LOC114184170 gene encoding protein SRG1-like isoform X2: MEDTRKNPSGTSILVPSVQELAKQNLSAVPRRYIQPHHEDMLLVSQEAHGLQIPVIDMHNLLSAESKASELEKLHLACKDWGFFQLVNHGVSISLVEKVKLEIQEFFNLPMSEKKKFWQSSEHMEGFGQAFVVSEDQELDWADLYYMTTLPKHLRMPHLFPKLPLPFRDTLEIYSQEMKDLALNIIGHMGKALKIEEKEIKELFEDGIQLMRMNYYPPCPEPDKVIGLTPHSDGIGLTILLQVNEVEGLQIRKDGLWVPVKPLPHAFIVNVGDILEIITNGNYKSIEHRATVNAEKERLSIATFYAPHEDGVVGPASSLISEETPPRFRSIGVKDYFKGLFSRKLDGKSYVEVMRI; this comes from the exons ATGGAAGATACTAGGAAGAACCCTTCTGGAACTTCAATTCTGGTACCATCAGTTCAAGAGTTAGCTAAACAGAATTTGTCTGCTGTTCCACGCAGATACATTCAACCTCATCATGAAGACATGCTCCTCGTATCTCAAGAAGCTCATGGTCTTCAGATCCCAGTTATTGACATGCACAACTTGCTTTCTGCTGAATCTAAAGCTTCAGAACTTGAAAAGCTTCATCTTGCTTGCAAAGATTGGGGATTCTTCCAG cTGGTAAATCATGGGGTTAGTATTTCTTTGGTGGAGAAAGTAAAGCTGGAAATTCAAGAATTTTTCAACCTTCCAATGTCAGAGAAGAAAAAGTTTTGGCAGAGTTCAGAGCATATGGAAGGTTTTGGACAAGCATTTGTTGTGAGTGAAGACCAAGAACTTGATTGGGCTGACCTTTATTACATGACAACCCTTCCAAAACACTTAAGAATGCCCCATTTATTTCCAAAGCTCCCTCTCCCTTTCAG AGACACTCTAGAAATTTACTCACAGGAAATGAAAGATCTGGCCTTAAATATTATTGGTCATATGGGAAAAGCtttgaaaattgaagaaaaggaaataaaggaATTGTTTGAAGATGGAATACaattgatgaggatgaattactACCCTCCATGCCCTGAACCAGATAAGGTTATTGGACTTACCCCTCATTCAGATGGAATTGGACTTACTATTCTCTTACAAGTGAATGAAGTAGAAGGGTTGCAGATAAGAAAAGATGGCTTGTGGGTTCCAGTGAAACCCCTGCCTCATGCATTCATTGTAAATGTTGGGGACATATTAGAg ATTATAACGAACGGAAACTACAAAAGCATCGAGCATCGGGCAACAGTAAATGCAGAAAAAGAAAGACTCTCAATTGCAACATTCTATGCTCCACATGAAGATGGTGTTGTGGGTCCTGCATCAAGCTTGATCAGTGAAGAAACACCACCGCGATTCAGAAGCATTGGAGTGAAGGACTACTTCAAGGGTCTATTTTCCCGAAAACTTGATGGAAAGTCCTACGTGGAAGTCATGAGAATATAG